The genomic stretch GTCCTGGAACTTGTTGCCGTATCTCTTCAAAAGCGCACAATGTTTCTGGATCGAGACCCCCAGCAAACTGCAGACATGCATACCACAGAACTGAATGAGGAAAGCATTTCCACAATACTAGCAAAAGCTTACATAAACAATCACCTAAGTAAACTTCTTAAGCAGAAATGAGAAGTTGGAAAAGAAATATTTCTAACAGATACTTGCAAATAACAAGACCCTAACATCAAGATTATAAATTGGAATAGTTGGGGgggaaaatggaaaagaaatcaaTCCAATTCTCCCAGCCGGGCAGTTTACTCCTATGCAAGAGATTTGGTCTGAAAGGGAAACTAAAATTCCTATTTGGTAAACTTGCCCACCTAACTAAAATGTAGTGAGGTCTGCACACCATTCTGTGAGAACCCCACCATCTTTCACAGATCACACAAGAGAATCCACAAATTAGAAACACCATCCCAGGTAGATAGTCCTCAAGTGCTTTCCCATGGGATCACTAAGTTTCCTTCTTTGAGTTGAGAATTTGCTGGTTTATATTTCCTAATCATGGAGATCATAAAAACTGCTGACTTGATTACCTGGTGAGCTCTATATGCAAATTGCACGCCTTGGAGCAGAAGAGATTCTTGACTGGATTCTCTATCTAAATTCCGAATGGAGTCGAGCTCCAATGACACTCTTTTGATATACATCTTAGCCAGATTCATAGAGGCATGCTTTATCTGTACAAGTTTGCAAATAAGCAGTCAATGCACCATAATTAGAATGTAAGATAGATATATGCtataatagtaattaaataaagaaCGTCCACAGACAGTAATATAGCCTCCAAATTTCCCAGTTTCTATAACTGCAAGCAAGCAAAAACAGAAGAGAATACCTAAAGAAGAGGATGTGCGCAACATAACATACCTTACTTGCAATTCCAGAATCAAGCATCCAATCAGTTGGAATTTTGTAGTCCTGATAAGAACGCATAACTGAGTTTCGCAGCTTGATCAGCCTTTGTATGCTCCGCTCCGACCTTACTCAGTCAGACAAGAGAGGGGAGAAATCAACACTCTGGCCAGATAAAATTGTATGCTTCTAaatgataaaaagtaaaaacatattTCACATAGTTCCTACTTGTCTAGTAAGCTGGCAATCTTCTTTAAGGCAGCTCCACATGGAATGTTAGTGTCATCTTGATAAGAAGAAATCTCACTTTCTAACAGTTTAAGCTCACGATATTCAATGGCAGCTTCTCTCATGGCATCAGCTTTCCTCTCTGGCCACTTAAAATGCTTTAAGACAGACCGCTCATCAGCCTGTAAAAGACAGGATACAACACAAATATggagaaaaagtagaaaaaaagaCAGTAAAGAGTCAATGCCATCACCAATGTACAATTCTCTTGTAATACCAAAATACCACCGCATAAATcatgtcaatttttatttatagagataAAATATCTCATCTTTTGCAAACACTACTATAGCATTATGCACttgaaacaaaaacaatcacTCCCCTCCAAAAATATAACTTCCTCACCACTGTCACTAAAAGAATGCAAGAAATCTTTAGGATATCCTACAACAGCATCCCTAACAACGAATCTGATTATATGCGCACAACTAGATCAGAAAACTAGATTAACCTAAATGCACAATATATAAACAGATAAGAGAAAGATGGAAAAGCATGCAGAAGTAGACCTTATAATCTACAATCAGCATAGGCCCATTCTTACCAACTCTAATCAGCATTTTTTTTAGGGTCAGAATCTTTCATTGTAGCCTAGACTGTCATTCAgttatcaataaaattttagaaaccTGTTTCATAAGAATTTTCTCTGTTTATTACTGGATTCCAACTTTCTTTCTGGGTGATTTCAGTACCACTTGAGTTAACGTGTTTAACTCATAGCCCTACACCTTCCACTGTGTTAGTTGCCAACCAATATATATGGTAGTGTCTATGTAAATATACACGGCTCCTCTTTGATTAAGCAAAATCATAATTACTTGGAAAAGCTTTAGAAATTACCAAAGACGACAGTTCATGGTCAAGCCAGTCTACGAATTTTAGGACATCTTCTATATCTGTATAAGCTGCAGCCAGCACCTTCTGGATAAGGCTGTTGATGAAGTCCCCTTTAGTTTCAATGTCTACTTTTATCTGGGAAAAATAATCAGTTGTTCATGGTCCAAACTGAGGCAGTATGCAGAAATAAATCAAGCAGTTAAATATGTCAGGAAAGTCAAATGCTTACAGCTAACAAATGAGCTGACCGATTTTGAATTTCTCCAACTATGCTTGTATGTACACTAATAGCTGCTGGTTTATTATTGTTCCCTGATCCTGAAGAACCTCTCCTCCCCTCTTGCCTTGTCAATGAGCGATAAGATTCTACAAGTGCTGGAGCCTTTTGAGTGGTAGCCACCCTAGCTGTGGGCCGAGGTAGGgcgggtggtggtggtggtggtggaggtggtggcGCAGACGAACAGGGTGGAGCCTTTCTTTCTACATCCACTGATTTGGGAATTGAACGTATTGCTACTAGTGGTGATGGTGTTTGAATAGCACTTGCCTCATTCATTGGCTCCTTTTTCACAGTTGAGAATTCCAATTTGCTGGCAATGAGTTTCTGAATGTCTCTAAATTTAGGGTTCTGGTACTCCTCCCTCTTCATccaaaataaaaactgaaactTGTTAGAGTAATTGATAACAAAACAGTAACTTTTAAGACACTCATATTTATTGTCTGTTGAACCAGCCACCAGGTTAATTTTTAATTCCAAATTACAGTCGAAAGTTAAAAAAGTATCTTGTTATGAACATGTAAGAATGAATTAAACTTagattttgaaacaaaaacgCAAGGAGAAACGAAAGTGGAAGTTGCAATGGACTTTAAAGGGGACTCATTTAAAGAGCAgcaaaaattacaaattcatGTAAAATCTCTCAGATACTATCAGAAGTCTCACCTGGTGGTCACGACAGCTAAAAGCTGCTATCTTTGCTTCAGAAGCAGCAAGATCGTGGGTGAGCTTCTTGTTCTGCGACTGCAACTCCACGTTGAGACTCTGAGACTTATCCAACTCTGCCTTCAAAGCCAACACCTCAGACTGTAAATTCTGGATCAAATTCTCGCACTGCAACAAATCCTTGCATTTCCCATCTGGGTCGTCTTCGTTTTCGTTTCTCCTACAACTGGGATCCGACGGCCGTCGCTGCCGCGGCCGAGCGAATTGCTCCACAACCTGACGGCTGTTCCCGGTGCGACCCACAACGACTTCCTCTCCGGATTTGGGCTTATTCACTACAAGATGCCTCCTTGCAGGGGATGGCGCTGACTTTGACGCGGCTCTAGCCGTCGATACCCGGTTGGTTTTTGCGTCCGGTGTCGATTTGGTGGTGGTTGCTTTAGGGGAAGCTCTGAGGCGAGATGGGGTTGTTGACTGTGACATGTCAGAAGGCTTGCATTCATTTCTTCTTGTTGTAGCCGTTGCAGGTGGCGGTGGTGGCGGTGGCGTCGTCCCTTGCTTCATCATGGCTTGTTTATAAATCCACAAGGGCCTGCAACTGCCAAAAATGCAGCAGAGAGTGAAAATCTGAAGGGGATTTTAAAGGACAGAGAAAACAGTGGGTTTGTTTAATGCCTGCATGCTCTGGTTGTTGAAGGCTTGTCCTCTATTAATGTCGCCTTTTATAATCAAAGAAAGAATGAGTCTGTCAGTGACGCCCACGAGAACCccataagaataaaaaaaaataaaaaaataaaagcttttttattcttcttttctccgCAAGTTGACTACTACAGAATCAGACAAACATGCCCTATAACTAATCTTTTGGTGCTTGGCCATTCTCATCTCATCTTAAAAAAGCAATCAACCTTCAAGCACACCCCACCCACCACAAAcgactttctttttattattattattattatttttaattaggagttgttttcttaaattatttcAAATGTATGTATTAATGGTAATTTATTGGAGATGTTTctgtctgatttttttttttattaattaatgtgaaaatGCTAGCCTAACAcattttttgtgttctttttcgGAATAGGATCATTTGAGAAGAATTATGATATGCTCAAGATTTtgtttcatctcagatatcatTAACTTCATTCCAGCTTCCTCCTAGAAGACTGCTAGAAAAGTTGATAAAAGTGTAAATTTTTATGCCTACTTTGCAGTACATTGGATCACAGTCAGACCTCACTCTGGCAGCATTCTCACCACTCTCCTTCCACCTCCTTCGATCCCTATTGTTAGTGGAAATGATCCTTTTCTTAGTAGTatagttttagtttattttatgc from Corylus avellana chromosome ca1, CavTom2PMs-1.0 encodes the following:
- the LOC132167552 gene encoding protein CHUP1, chloroplastic: MMKQGTTPPPPPPPATATTRRNECKPSDMSQSTTPSRLRASPKATTTKSTPDAKTNRVSTARAASKSAPSPARRHLVVNKPKSGEEVVVGRTGNSRQVVEQFARPRQRRPSDPSCRRNENEDDPDGKCKDLLQCENLIQNLQSEVLALKAELDKSQSLNVELQSQNKKLTHDLAASEAKIAAFSCRDHQREEYQNPKFRDIQKLIASKLEFSTVKKEPMNEASAIQTPSPLVAIRSIPKSVDVERKAPPCSSAPPPPPPPPPPALPRPTARVATTQKAPALVESYRSLTRQEGRRGSSGSGNNNKPAAISVHTSIVGEIQNRSAHLLAIKVDIETKGDFINSLIQKVLAAAYTDIEDVLKFVDWLDHELSSLADERSVLKHFKWPERKADAMREAAIEYRELKLLESEISSYQDDTNIPCGAALKKIASLLDKSERSIQRLIKLRNSVMRSYQDYKIPTDWMLDSGIASKIKHASMNLAKMYIKRVSLELDSIRNLDRESSQESLLLQGVQFAYRAHQFAGGLDPETLCAFEEIRQQVPGHFGGSRAVLAGIKSS